The Syntrophaceae bacterium genomic sequence AACCGGCGACACCGGGTGAATGTCGTCAAAGGCAAGGACCCGCTCATCTTCATATACCTTGCTGCAGGGGATCGATCCGGCGATGATTTTGCAAAAAATGCAGTCGTCCATGGTTTCACCCTCCTTTCCTTGCTGCGGCAGCGTCTGCCTTGACCGTTTCGGCGATGGCCTCCTCCAGGTTCAGGGCGCCCGTATAAAGCGCCCGGCCCACGATGACGCCCAAAATGCCGGGGCCGCCGGACACCAGCAATCGCTCGATGTCCCTCAACCCCGATACGCCCCCCGAGGCGATGACCGGCAGGCCCGTTGCCTCCGCCAGGGCTCGGGTGGCCTCGACGTTGACGCCCTGCTCCATGCCGTCCCGGTGGATGTCCGTGTAGACGATGGCATGAAGGGCTTCCTGCCGGTACCGGTCCGCCATTTCCACGGCGGTGATGTCGGATTGTTCAGTCCAGCCTTCGACGGAAACCTTCCCGCCGCGGGCGTCGATTCCCAGGATGATCCGCTCCGGATAGCGGCGGCAGGCTTCCCGGACGAAGGATTCGTCCTTCAGAAGGGCGCTTCCCAGGATGACCCACGAAACGCCGGTCTCCAGATAGGAAACAATGGTATCCATGCTGCGAATACCGCCTCCGATCTGAACCGGGAGCCCGGAGGCCTTTACGATGGCCGCCACGGCGTCGCTATTTCTGGGTTGCCCTGCCAGGGAGCCGTCCAAGTCTACCAGATGCAGGCGGGATGCCCCTTTGTCCTTCCACATCCGGGCAACCTGTGCGGGGTCTTCCCCATACACGGTCACCCGCTGGAA encodes the following:
- the hisA gene encoding 1-(5-phosphoribosyl)-5-[(5-phosphoribosylamino)methylideneamino]imidazole-4-carboxamide isomerase — protein: MIIIPAIDLKDGRCVRLAQGDFQRVTVYGEDPAQVARMWKDKGASRLHLVDLDGSLAGQPRNSDAVAAIVKASGLPVQIGGGIRSMDTIVSYLETGVSWVILGSALLKDESFVREACRRYPERIILGIDARGGKVSVEGWTEQSDITAVEMADRYRQEALHAIVYTDIHRDGMEQGVNVEATRALAEATGLPVIASGGVSGLRDIERLLVSGGPGILGVIVGRALYTGALNLEEAIAETVKADAAAARKGG